The region AAGGATTTTTTAAGGCAATAGATACAAGGGAACTAGTCATTCTTCCTTTAAATGAAGTTTTCAGAGGTTAACAGTTCACATTAAGCTAAATAATTGTAATTCATGCATGAATCTAATAAACAGGAGAATTGATATCAAACTGACAGCCAGTACATGCAAAAACTTTCCCAGTAATCATCATTATTTACTGCCGTCTACCAAAGCAAGCACGTATTTACTAAGAAAGGCTAAAACTAATATAACTAGGTCAAGACTGATAAGGACttgggatttttattttaagttcaGTTTATATCTTTCAAAGTAATTTATAGAGCTGAACTTTGGGCAACATCTGTGTCCTGAATTAGCCAGGTTAAATGGAAATATTTCACTAATATTCTGGTCGAGCAAGATGTTATAAGCGAGCTCCACGTCTTCAACCTATTTGGTAGACAAGAACTTCTGACACTGTGAGAACTGAGGCATTCGCATGGCGCATGTATAGACtcaattactatatatatatttccattgcACAGTTTTTCAACTGAGCTTCCACAGCACCCAAAACCTGCACTGAGAAGGATACCTCAATAGAATAAATGATTAACAAAGGCTCATAAAAATCAGCTTCTACAAATGGGATGAGGCatgttgattatttttcttgtcaTAAATATAGTCTATCATGACTATCAAATAGTAAGTTATATTATGTACAGCAGACTCATATCTCAATAGGATCAAATGATTGACAAAGAATCTTAAAAATCAGCTCCTACAAATGGAACGAGGCATGTTAATCATGTTTCTTATCAATGTTATCATAAAGAAAGTCTATCATAACTATCAAAGAGTAAGTTATATTGTGTACAGCAGACTGACACCTCAATAGAATCAAATGATTGACAAAGGCTCTTAAAAACCAGCTCCTACAAATGGGATGAGGCATGTTGATCATGTTTATTGTCATAAACATAGTCTATCATGACTATCAAATAGtcatttatattttgtactGCAGCATCAATCTAATTAGGggtcatttaataaaaattcacatCCTAAAGTTATTTAAGattaacaaaagaatgaaaataatataagcCTCTAAAGATATCAAGAATTTATCTAATGGTTCAGAAGCAAATCATCTATGAAACTTCAATTTGTGCTGGTTATAAGCTTTTAGCCATCCACACTTCTATGTCCACTCAGAAAGACAATTCAACCAGCTCTAAACTATAATTACCCAACATTAACTAGACCAATGGTTCAAAATATGAAGTTATAGGCGCCCATTTTAAACAGCTGAGAAGCATAAAATATTCGATTGATAAGCAATGCCTACTTGTAACTTTAATCTGACAACTTCTTGACTTAGGTTGTCATTAGTTTTCTTCGAATCATCAGCAACTATTAAGTGGGTTGTATAATCGGTCCAAGTTGGACTTGGTGCACTTGACACAGGGGATGTTGAACGAGAAGCTATTCTTGAAACTGGAAGAGAAGCAGAGAACATTTTCTTTGAAGATCCATGTAATACACTCGGaaaatttgacaaataaaaGCTTCCCCACTTGGTTGTTTCACTTAAATTAGGGGACGCTCTTATATTATTTGTCTCAGATCTACAGAACAACTTAGCTTGTTTGTTTTCACCCTTTGAATCAACTGATGAAAGCCTAGAGAAATTTCCCTGCTGTTTAGAACTCAAACTGTCCTTATCGGCTTGTCCATTGGAAATCTGGTTTTGAATTCCAACTTGATGCTTTAAGAGTTGCTGAACCATTCCAGATCGCGTTGACTTTTTAAGCTTTGTGTAGCATTCATCACACACACGGTAAGGTTTGTTAATATTTGGCGCCAGAGAAGCTTTTACGGATTTTCTGCTGCTGCATGCTTTGCAAAAGACCAGTCCACAGTTATAACAGTTATGACGTTTTCTTCTGAGACCAAAAGGAAGACGGCAACCAGAGCAAATAGACTGATCAACACTTGAGACCCATTTGTGAAGACAGATGACAGCAGTAAAGGTCGACCCACATACAACACCCTTAACTTGCTTGTCTTTCAAAGCTTCAACTAGTGTTGGGGCATTGCGATCATCATTGTCCCCGTGGCCTAATCTGCCATTTGCCCCTTTACCCCATGTGTAGACTTCAGTTCTGGATGTAAGTACAGCAACATGATAAGAACCACATGCTATCTCTTCAACAAAACAATCAGAAAGTTCCCCTTCAACACGAACAGGAACCTTTCCATCTGCTTCTGGATTCCCAAGCTGTCCATAAAGTGTACTCCCCATAGTATATACCCGACCAGTAGTTGTGAGCGAAACCGTAATGTCGTGCCCACAGGCAACCTGAGAAAAGTTTTGCTCGGATAAAGAAGTTACACATGCTGGAAGCAGTCTAGATACTTTATCACAATGACCAAGTCTACCTTTATCCCCGTCACCCCATGTAAATAATTTGCCAGATGAAGAACTTCCTGAATCTGAAGATTCTGCTGAAATTTCCACAACTGCAGCAGTGTGCCAGACACCACAAGCTGCTCGTACAGTACGCAAACCTTTCAAGGCTTCCACTTGTCTTGGCATATTAACACTTCTATGATCTCCATGGCCCAAAGCACCAAATGTTCCTTCACCAAATGTAAAGAGTTGACCCGCTGATGTTACAACGGCAGTATGCCATGGCCCACATGACACTGAAGACACATGCAAACCTTCTAGCTGACCAGTTACTTGTTTAGGAATCCAGTGACTAGCCTCGCTTCCATGTCCAAGAAGTCCATAACTGTGGATTCCATCACCCCATGTATAAAGATCTCCCGACAAAGTTACAGCACAAGTATGATATTCTCCACATGCAACAAGTTCAATATTCATACCACCAAGGGCATCAATAAGCTTTGGATGTGAAACATCAGCATCTGCCCCATGTCCAAGCCTGCCACCAGATTCTTCACCCCAACTGAAAACCTCCCCCTTCTTCGTAACTACAACTGCATGCCTACCCCCACAAGCTATATTCTGAACATCGAGAACTACTGCTGATTCCAGCGCTTTTGGTAATGATGCATCCATTTTTGTTGCACATGAGCTTCCAATCCTACAGTGACCGCCACCAAGAAATCCATCACCTATGCCTTTCccccatatatatacatcacctAGAGCATCAAAATCTTCATGGTTTGAGCCGTGACTGGAAGAGCTTACAGCACTAGAAAGACTAACTCTGAAGGTTTCAGATGCAGAGCCTCTTCCATTTGCATTATCCACACATCCAGATGACAACAAATCCTTACTTGCAGAATCTGAAGTGGTGGACTTGGCAGCTGAACTTTGCAATATCACATCAGCGAATAATTTTGCATAACCATTAGCTGGGGGATTCTCTACAGGGAGTTGAGTATATTGAGTCTCTCCAGAATCCTAAAAGAAGAAATGTACTAAAAATTTCTGTTTGGGAAATGaggatcaaaatatttaaacaaagaatcAACAAGAATAATTCAATATCTGGATACTTAAATTATATCACATTTAACAAACCTTTTGGAAGATCTCACCACCACAAAATGGCAACGTGAGTGGAGAGATTTTTTGTGTGGTTGAAGCATTCTTGTTGGATAAGGTTCTATCGCCTATCGATTCCAATCTCACCTTTCTATAACCATCACGTGATATCAATGCCCTCAAACCAACAAACCATACTTCTGCTTCATCCTTGTCCTTGCATATCTGTTATAAATATCACATATCAAGAATGATTTATTACATTGAAAAAAAGTAAGGTATTTGCGGCAAAGGGACAAAATAAAATTgctgaaaaaaaagaagatatgccAAACAGTAGAAGCTCCAAAATATCTAACAAGTCCAACATGATTTGGTCATAGAGGAAAAATATGCCGAGCATCAATTAAGAGTACCTACCAAATCTAAAGACCGATCATTATAGATGAGAGAAAAGGATTGATATTCCTTATCAGGACGTGGATATCTCTGAAATATTGCCTGAAATCAAGGTAAGATGAAAGTACATAAGACACAGGCAATAATGTTAAGATCAAATTACATTAGACACAGGCAATAAAGGTAAGATCAAATTACATGAGACAaatattactaatatatatttagaaataagTAAAACtgctagaaaataaaaaaacagagaCCCTCAAAATACAAAATGGTCAAACAATCTGTCAAGCATTGACAATAAATCATATAGAAATGCTGATTGCAAAAGTTTCAATTTCAAAGACTGATTTTCTGctgatattatatatttaaaccaAGATATGTATTTCCAGAAGTCCACACTCATTTTTCATGCATTAATGGTACCGTTGCCTGCATCGGACATTTGCACAATAAATAATTTGCACTGCTTTTGAACAACAAAACAGAGTAAGGGCTCCACAAACATAGATCATAATAAATTTAACCATTTATAAGTAACTAAACAGCACCCTCGATAAACTGAAGATAGAACTGGCCAGGGAGCAATTAAACCAAGTTTAGCTTCAGGAGTTAGAGTGCCAAATATTTGAGGCACAAGACACCACAGCCGTCAACAATTTCAGTACTTAAATGtatcttttataaatttgtattttacAAACTACATTTGAACAGTATCGTCTAATTAACTGCAAATAAATAGTGTAATCTGTTGGATATCGAACATGCACTAGAAAACTGAGATGATGACAGTGGAACTTACAGTACGTTGGCCAGGTATGATCTTTGATACATGGCTGAGAGTTAGCtgtttctcttcttttccaGAATACCAAATGAGGATAGTCCCATCCTAcaagcacacacaagaacctcATCAAGCATCCTGAGAGTCCATCAAAACTTGATTTTAAAACATATCTTAGATCATATTAGATGCCAAAAATAACAACCCTTGGCAGAAGAAgatcaaatatttattgaaaataatttgcACAACTGAAAGTATGTTAGTTTGAAGAGGAAAAAACATGAAATGGAGCATGAACTACACATATAATGGCAAATAAATCAGATGGAAGATAgatgaaaatgatattaattaattgcaATAAACTCACAAGAATATTTTCATAGTGCTCCACTCAGCGTCTAGACCATTTCTGAAAGTGGTGTTGGGGGAGACGGAACTTGCATTTGCTATTCTATCAAATTTCAGCAAAAGGGACATTGCAATGTGTATTCCAAATTATGGACCAATTTAATGCACCTTGAATCTTGTCCTTTCCTCAACATTGTTCAAGCATATTAGATGTATTGCTTAGTTTtttgataattcaaaatttcataGAGTATAGAGTGAATACCAGCTTTTTAACAAGAATAATGTATATGGAGATTATTTAGGTCACATTGGAAAAACACAACTAATTTCTTGGCACCTTTCTATCATTATGCTTAGGAAACATATTTTCTGAGGAAACATGATCGAACATCCAATCACAAATTTCCTGAGGAATATGATTTAGTCACTCTACAGTGTCACCCATCAAACTTGCATACTAGAGAGTgcttaagcaaatacataaaacacaaaattattcAGCAAACATCGTAGGCGACCATCGTCAAATACCATTAGTTCTAATTTGTCAACAATATGGCCGCCACACCATGTGGGAAGGAGAATGATAGCATGaccataaacaaaaaattatttacataacTTACTTTAGAAAGCCTGAATGGGCAAAACTTTGGCTTCCCTCTGCGTCCATACTTAAGCAAACAAGACCCCTTCTTTAAGGCCGTAATTGCCTGAAAATTAAGTTAATAGATGATACCACGAAATTAAAACAAAGATCTCAGCTAGTTATGGTGTTTTAAGCATAATAGTTGCCATGAAGAAACTCCACAAGTGTATAGGTTCTAGGTGGCATGTGAAATAAACTCAAGCTACTAGTACATTCTCCGATGTCAATGTGAATTATAGTTTCACAATCAAAATAAACAGATGAATATGTACCTGCTCAACATCTCTAGGAGAATCCGCCATCCACAAAGTAAAGTCAAGTGTTGCACATGCAGATGCAAGCTTGTGGCATGGCCATATAATCTCCAAGCTTTCCCCATAAAAGAAACTTAACCAAATCCCTTTCTCCAGAACAGAAAAACAGATTCCTCATCAATTCCTGTTAGAATTTGAAATTCGAATCAATGACTTCAACTGAAAACTCCGTTTCAAACACCATAATtcttaatttaaatcaaatattcaaTGATCATGCCCTCAACCTGGGAAAAAAACACTGGAAATGATCTCAAACTAGCAACATAAGGATCTGAAACCCTAGAATCACAAGAACCAGTGAGTATAAAATGGCTTCCACAATACGTCATGCACCACAATGCCACACCAATCACATCCGCACCCTCCTCATTGCAGCTCGGAACGTCAACAACAGCTTGACAAAAACACAAACCCTAAAACATTGCGATCCACGACCATGAAGCAATAACTCCAAAAAATCACACAAACCAAAGCTCCATTGCCATTCAAACAACAAAACCACAAAGAATTACGACAATGGAGAAGAGAAACTACACGCCGGCGGAGAACCACCGTGGTGCACCCCAATCCACGGCCATTGTGGTCGAAATACGGGGTCAATGGGCTCGGATCGACGAGGAGAAGCGATCGCCGGCACTAGAAATGGGAATGAGGGCACGTATGAGAGTTGATTTGGGGTGTCACGGCCgagggttttgaatcaagaaCTCGAGAAGAACGTTTGGGAGGGAACGTTGTTCTCGGAGAAGGCTAACATGCGCCGCGAGCTCTCGCTTTCTCGGACTTCCCTTTTTATCCCCATTTGTGCCACGTCAGCAACGGAAAGAAGTTTGTTGGCGGATTCCAACGAAacgtggtttttttttttcttcaccttTTAGTCCTTCAAAATCTCGAAATTTCTCATTTGGCCccttagttttttattattatttttttaataacaaatcaGAGTATTTACTGactggaaaaataaataaataaaataaaatataatgctTGAGAAAATCTGTATTTTATGAGCTTTAAATTATGTATCGAAATATCATCTCTCTATATTTAATGTCATATCTTATGTTGAAATACAGTTTCACATGAATCTAAGTGAActgatattattaataaaatcttcaagtgagattaattttaattaatataaacgtTTAAGTTTGAGAGTATGAGTGTATCTTTACAGGATTTTACTTTATTTCCTCCTATGGTATAATcagttattaataatatatacaattatttaaagttttattaaaatgtaataatttaattttattttgttaaatataagACGCAGATCAGCGTACCTTcaaatgattatattaaatcCAATCAGAAATTTGAATAGTTGATCTTCAAAAACTGAATGGTTCTTTCAGGTCAAATTGATATCTATCATACCCAAGTGCAACAAACAAACCAAAACTTCAGGCTGAATTTTTCAAACCATAATTGAGTTTCAGATAAGACCTGTTTAACTTCAcaccaaaaaccaaaataaaacctGAATATTTGACCTcatggcttcaatttaaacaaaaaactaatcTAACAcacttaaaatatcaaaaacagTGTCCAGAAATTAGTTCCAGAATGGTACATAGATCATACATCACAATAaacagagaattttttttacactatatatatttatatattctcttGAACACTCAAGTTCCAGTAGCAAAACAACAAAGTAGAACAAGTCAGAAcatctttttttaaatcagGGAAACAGGTATTCTTCAAGTTCTTGAACAATTAACCTGCAAAATAGTCTGATTTTAGTATGAGCATGTtgaatataaatagttaaatacagAAACAGAAAAGTTAATTCCTCTTGTTCTTCAGCTCACCAGAGCAGAAGGGAGTGGCATGCCTTAGTATCGATACAGATCATCAAAGATTGAATAACTGTTACTGTTTAAGGCTTTTGCTTCCTGTTCAGCTGCCACTTCCTCAAGGATAGATTTTGTCTTACCTTTCCTGGCCTTTGGTGCCTTTTCAGCCTGCAATGAGGAGAAGTTTCAAtcataattgaagaaataaaaattgttaCAATGAAAATACTTGTTTGCCTTGCTAATGAGATTCTCAAATGCTTCCGGCCCATTCTCCTCAATGTATCTCTCTGCAGCTTGTAACGCATTGTCTGATTTACCGAAGATGTCCTTTTTGCGTGGTACATACCATATATTAACTGTCTGATGATTCACAAACAATGGTCTGACAAAGTGCTGATAAACATATGCAGCACCGCTGAAGTAAGGGAGGACCAACCAGCAGTTAAAGATCAGCTTTGCATATGACCAAAATGGAAGCCTGTGATAACAATGAAAATGCAGTACAAGGGATTCAATTCAACAATCAAATGAGGAATGCTATAGCGTTCGAGGAAAACTTTTTTAAAGTTTGTTGTTAATATAGATAAGATTCTAAggaaaatgaaacaataacatcataaTCATATTAGTACCATAGTGTCATTCAGCACAGGGCAAAGTGCGCAATTTGTAGAATAAAGATATATACCATATTATCGAAATTTTATACATAATACATAAAGAAAGCATATGGTCATGACATATAAAATAAGTCAAACATGCCTTCATAAAGTGGTAATCAATATGAGATTCTCGAAAAATGATCTAAGATTAAAAGAgccacaaaaaattaaaaaaataattaaaaaacaatcaataagcaaaaaataaattaggaaTGGGAAGAAGGAACCATGCCTAGCAAGCTATTTTGCTTTGCTGAATGTCTTCAAGGAATTCACCAAGTCTCTAATTGGAATATTTTAGTGATTACCAGATTACCAAACATTGGACATCTTGTATGCCATGTTTCTTTCAAGCTtgtttatcattaaaattatcTGAATTAATATAACCTTCAAGTATCCATTCGCTCTGAGAATAATTCAACAAGCTCATATAAAAGTTCATAGATTGCTTTGAGGCCTTATCATGCACAGTCATCAATTAAGAGAAAACGGTCACCCCTTTTAACAAGAAAATTTGACAATGCTGCCAGGAATTGTGGCAGAggcaaagaacacaaatataggCCAAACAGTCAACAATATCATCTATTTGTCAACTTTTCAAAGGAATTACTAGGCTTACACAGCCACACTTCCATTTGCTTGGCATAGCCTAACATATGAATTTTGAAGAAACGTTTTCATGCAGCAGGTCAAATAGATGACAAGATATAACCAAGTACATTAAACAAAATCCAGTTTACTATCCAAAATTAACTTATGCTGTGAGCACCTGCATCGTAAAAAAAACTGTCCATAGATATATCTTTGAACAGCCTCGGATTTAAGTAGCTCAAATTTTTATGTAACTAAAAAATGATATGCATGTGAATTAGATATTTGGGTCAATATGTTAAACCACACAAACAAATCAGAAAAGTTATGATGcaactataaaaaataagttaCAAAGAAGAGATGTTGGTGCAAGCTAAAGTCAAACATCACTACCGAAAATATGACACACTAATAGATTAGAAAATAGGAGAAAAATGTAGAATAATAATC is a window of Dioscorea cayenensis subsp. rotundata cultivar TDr96_F1 chromosome 5, TDr96_F1_v2_PseudoChromosome.rev07_lg8_w22 25.fasta, whole genome shotgun sequence DNA encoding:
- the LOC120262298 gene encoding HVA22-like protein a translates to MGSGSFIKVVAKNFDVLAGPLVTLVYPLYASVKAIETKSPIDDQQWLTYWVLYSLITLFELTFAKVIEWLPFWSYAKLIFNCWLVLPYFSGAAYVYQHFVRPLFVNHQTVNIWYVPRKKDIFGKSDNALQAAERYIEENGPEAFENLISKAEKAPKARKGKTKSILEEVAAEQEAKALNSNSYSIFDDLYRY
- the LOC120261438 gene encoding PH, RCC1 and FYVE domains-containing protein 1-like, which produces MADSPRDVEQAITALKKGSCLLKYGRRGKPKFCPFRLSKDGTILIWYSGKEEKQLTLSHVSKIIPGQRTAIFQRYPRPDKEYQSFSLIYNDRSLDLICKDKDEAEVWFVGLRALISRDGYRKVRLESIGDRTLSNKNASTTQKISPLTLPFCGGEIFQKDSGETQYTQLPVENPPANGYAKLFADVILQSSAAKSTTSDSASKDLLSSGCVDNANGRGSASETFRVSLSSAVSSSSHGSNHEDFDALGDVYIWGKGIGDGFLGGGHCRIGSSCATKMDASLPKALESAVVLDVQNIACGGRHAVVVTKKGEVFSWGEESGGRLGHGADADVSHPKLIDALGGMNIELVACGEYHTCAVTLSGDLYTWGDGIHSYGLLGHGSEASHWIPKQVTGQLEGLHVSSVSCGPWHTAVVTSAGQLFTFGEGTFGALGHGDHRSVNMPRQVEALKGLRTVRAACGVWHTAAVVEISAESSDSGSSSSGKLFTWGDGDKGRLGHCDKVSRLLPACVTSLSEQNFSQVACGHDITVSLTTTGRVYTMGSTLYGQLGNPEADGKVPVRVEGELSDCFVEEIACGSYHVAVLTSRTEVYTWGKGANGRLGHGDNDDRNAPTLVEALKDKQVKGVVCGSTFTAVICLHKWVSSVDQSICSGCRLPFGLRRKRHNCYNCGLVFCKACSSRKSVKASLAPNINKPYRVCDECYTKLKKSTRSGMVQQLLKHQVGIQNQISNGQADKDSLSSKQQGNFSRLSSVDSKGENKQAKLFCRSETNNIRASPNLSETTKWGSFYLSNFPSVLHGSSKKMFSASLPVSRIASRSTSPVSSAPSPTWTDYTTHLIVADDSKKTNDNLSQEVVRLKLQVEELTRKSQFLEAEMERTLKQLKEATAVAGDEAAKCKAAKEVIKSLAAKLKEMAEKIPEGDAYINDLAANGAQASHLLSLDSSVDLGGRITSQTAASSSHTINGLPNDANRTTEETEFVENAEPGVFFTVSVIPGGEKCLKRVRFSRKRFSEQQAEKWWAENKSRLQEMYSFLADKKSSICPSSMSDRNDGITD